The Acinetobacter sp. WCHA45 DNA window TAGGTAGTGATAGATGTTGGCTCATTACGGCTCCGCTACAAAGGCCAAAATTTAGTTGCGGTATCATAGCATAGAGCTTTGTGTTATAGATATTTCGTTTAAAATTAGCTCAGCATAATTGTTGAGATTTTTTCAGTTTCGAATGAATTTTAGTTCATATACACATTTTGTTATGACGAGATGTTTATCCTGTGCTTTATCCCTCGCTTGCTTACATGTAAAATAAAGGAATACGAAGCTCGAACTCGTTGTGTAGACAGTTTGATAGTTCGCTAGCGTTTCTATATTTTGGATGTTTTTGAATCCTTTGTTTTCAAGCCCTTGAAATACATTCAGGATCATCCAGAAGTCCTATATCTCTTTCTTACTAGGCCTGAAAACGATGAATGCTCCAGTCGCTTTAACACCCGAGTTATTGACCCTCTTAACGGCAATCGTGGGTGAAAACCGTATTAAAACTGATGCCGATAGCTTGGAAAATTGGGGACGAGATCATACTAAGCACTTTGATCCGAACCCATCAGTCATCGTTTTTCCATCAAGCACTGAACAAGTTCAAGAGATTGTAAAACTGGCGAACCGTTTTAAAGTGGCAATCACGCCATCAGGTGGTCGTACAGGTTTATCTGCTGGTGCGGTAGCGAACAATGGCGAGATCGTGATTAGCTTTGACAAGATGAATCAAATCTTGGAATTCTTGCCAGCGGATCGTATGGTTCGTGTCCAAGCAGGCGTGGTGACTGAGCAATTGCAAAATTATGCCGAACAACAAGGCATGTATTACCCAGTTGATTTTGCATCGACAGGTTCTAGTCAAATTGGTGGAAATATCGGAACCAATGCAGGCGGTATTAAAGTCATCAAATACGGCATGACACGTAACTGGGTGCTTGGTTTAACGGTTGTTACGGGTAAAGGTGACATTTTACGTTTAAACAAAGGCATGATTAAAAATGCGACGGGTTATGCGTTGCAGCATTTGTTTATCGGTGGAGAAGGCACATTAGGTTTGGTGACAGAGGCTGAGATTAAACTTGAGCGTCAACCACAAAACCTACAAGTCATGGTATTGGGTACGCCTGACTTTGAAGCGGTGATGCCTGTATTACATGCTTTCCAAAAAGAAATCGACTTAACCGCATTCGAGTTCTTTGGTGAAGTGGCAATGCAAAAAGTGTTGGATCGTGGTCATGTACAACGTCCATTTGAAACAACTTGCCCATTCTATGTATTACTTGAATTTGAAGCGCCGTATGAGCCGATTATGGACAAAGCAATGCAGATTTTTGAGCATTGTATGGAACAGGGTTGGGTGATTGATGGCGTAATGAGTCAAAGCTTAGAACAAGCTCAAAGCTTATGGCGTTTACGTGAAGATATTTCAGAGTCAATTGCGCCGTATATTCCTTATAAGAATGATATTTCAGTGTTAATTTCGCATGTCCCTGCGTTTATCTCAGAAATTGATGCAATCGTTTCACAAAACTATCCAGATTTTGAAATCTGCTGGTTCGGTCATATTGGTGACGGTAACTTGCACTTAAATATTTTAAAACCTGAAAACCTAACTAAAGACGAATTCTTTGCGAAGTGTCAGGTGGTGAATAAATATGTGTTTGAGACTGTGAAAAAATATGATGGTTCGATCTCTGCCGAACATGGTGTGGGGATGACTAAAAAGCCATATTTAGAATATTCTCGTTCGCCTGAAGAAATTGAATATATGAAAGCATTGAAATTGGCATTTGATCCGAATGGGATTATGAACCCAGGAAAATTATTTGATCTTTAATGCTTGATTAAATAAAAGAATTTCTGTTAAAAGCGTATCGAAAGATGCACTTTTTTTATAAAACCAATATGAAAATTCAAGCTTATATTTATCTAGAGAGTGATCAAGTATATGGAGATTATATTGATCATTCTTATAATGAACATAATGTAAAGTGTATGCGTATTCTGTTGAGAGTAAAAATTGGAAATCTATTTTACTCTTGTTCATTTATATTCAAAGACTTCTCTTCATGGATATTAGGAGAGCTTATTCATTGTGAGATAAATTTTCTTTGTTATGACGGAGAATTAAATTTCTTTAGGAATTACGAGCTCCATAACTTAAAAAATGAACGGATAGGATTTATCTATTTTACTGATGTGTTATAGGTTAACTTAGCTAGTAAATTAAAAATACTATTTTTTATTGGACAAACTAAGGGTAGAGAATCAAATTGACAGGTTACAAATAATAAAATTCTCGTTTAATCGAATCTTAGAGAGAAATATGAACATTCACCAAGAAATCGAAAAACTATTCGAACAACGCCAAGATATTCCACTATTTTATATTGAAAGTGGGAGTCGTTTATGGGGTATGGCAAGCCCTGACAGTGACTATGATGTGCGCGGTTTTCATCTACCAAGCAAAGACCAATATTTTGATTATAAAAAGTACCGTGATCTGATCGAAATCATGGATGGTGATTTTGACTTTGTCTCTTATGACCTCGATAAAATGTTTGGCTTATTGGCAAAAAGTAACCCAACGGTATTGGAATGGGCCAGAGCACATATTGTTTATTTTAATGCTTTTCCAGAATGGCAAAGCTTTCGCGATGGACTGATTGAGCGAATCGATTATAGTGCGCTATATCATCATTATTTATCACTGGCAAAAGGTGGCATGAAAGTAATGCAAACTGCGGATAATTTTACTTATAAGAAAGTATTTTATTCAATTCGTGGTTTGATGTCGGCAGAGTTAGCAACCCAAGAAGTCATGCCTGAATTATTGATTACCGATTTATTTGTGCAAGTCTCTGAGCATGATCCATTACGTCATTGGGCAGAGGATTATTTAGAAATTAAAAAACAGCAGAAAGAAAAAGCCCAACTTCCTGAAGTGGAACAAGCCGCGATTCTGAATTTATTGGAAATCAAAATTGAGCAATTAGCCGCTAAAGAAATGCAAAAAGCTGATCGTCGAGAGGGCTTAGCGTGTTATTTAACTGAATATAGTCGCCATTTAAAACAATATTATTATTAATAAAATGATTCGCTTATTTATTATCTAAGTTCGACTTAAATATTCAGTGAACGCATTTCTGAAGATTATATTTAATGTCGAACTTAGGTTAATGGTTTTATCTATTAAATCCCACTGTTTAGAATACGGATTTTCACATCAGCAACATGCGCTTTGGTTGCTTCAAAATGCTGCTGCATATGCGCAGTTTGCATATGTGCTTCGAGATGAGCAGTACTTTGCCATTTTTCTAACATCACAATGCTATTTTCATCTTGCGTCTGCATAGCAATCGCTGGCAGGTGATCAATCAATGGGACATAGCCATGACAACCATCCTCTGCCAGTACAGTTGGAATGATTTTTTGGAAAGCATCTAAAACTGCTTGGCGATGTTCTGCACCTGCATGTGTCTGAATTTCTGAAATAATCGTCAACATAGGGTTTCTCTCTTAATGGGCAGTCGCAAAAAGCTGATCTAAATGTGCTTTATAAGCTTCGATGTAGCTTGGGACATCAGGCATTTTGATTACATCATTGACGATAAATGTAGGTAATGATTCCATACCCAAGAATTGATTGGCTTTATGGAAAGGTAAATAAACACCATCAACGCCCACGCCGTGAAAGAATTGGTCAAGATCAGTGAACGCTTCCATTGGTGCATTCCATGTCAACGACAACATGTATTTTTTACCTTGAATCAAGCCACCTGAACCATACTTTTTAGAAGCATCAGAACGGCTACGTCCATCGCTTGCATAGAGAGAACCATGACCAATCGTAAAAACATCATCAATATATTTTTTCATGGTCCATGGTGCACCCATCCACCAGCCTGGCATCTGATAGATCACTACATCTGCCCATAAATATTTTTCAATTTCGGCTTGGATGTCATAGTCACTGTCGGTACGTGTTACTTGTATCGTATGACCTAAGGTTTTTAAATGTGATTCGGAAAAATCAGTTAAGGTGTCATTCAATTCACCATTCGAGTGAGCGAATTGTTTAGCACCATTAATAATTAAAATATTGCTCATAAAATTAAACTCAAAAATAGATTTCTAGAACTTAGACACATTTTAGAGAATCTATTCATGAGTAAAAATGTATAAATAAGCAAAATACTATTGACTAAAAATCAATAATTATGGGTTCTGTTTTCGTGTTTTATAGGCTTTACGGATCAACCAAATTGCAATAATCACGATATAAAACGCCCAAAATTGGATCAACCATATGAGCGTTCCTTTAAAATATGATAGTCCGATTTTGAATGCTTCGGCTATTCGGGTGAGTAATGGATCGCTGTCTAGTGATGCAATACGATGAATATTGAGGTCATGACTCTTACGCACTTTTGGCTGTTGGAAAAATTCTAAACGAATGGTGCTATACGCTAGGCGATCTTTCACTTCTAAATCAGTGAGCTGTTGTAATTGATTATTTACTGTATTGGATGCGCTATTACTTTGGTTTGCTGTATTGAGTTTCTCTTCTAACAGTTTTAATTCATAACGTTTTGCTTCATAGCTTTGTGTATTAAAATTCAGCATTAAAGGCAGTAAATGATTTAGAAATGTTGTCACCTGATCATTTGGAATACGTACCATCAGTTGTACCGTCGGCGTGATTTTTTCATAAATATCCACGGTTCCATCGATACGATCATGTTGAGAACGGTCACTCACTTGATAGTCAATTTGCTTATTCTCAATATAGCCATTGTATTGCAATAACTGTTGCTCAAGCGTAGATGTGGTTTTTAATACATCGTTCACTTCAAATTTCAATTCAGCACTTTTAATTAATTGCCGATTTTGTTCGAGAGCACTTTGTTGTGTGCTTACTAACTGTTCGGGGTTTTTTGCTGCATTTGCTCGAATTGTTTCACTATTGGGCGCCGCACTTTCTGTCGCTACAGATGCATCGCTTGCAGCACTTTCTTCTTTTTTCGAACAGCCGACAATCGTACTACTG harbors:
- a CDS encoding FAD-binding oxidoreductase, translated to MNAPVALTPELLTLLTAIVGENRIKTDADSLENWGRDHTKHFDPNPSVIVFPSSTEQVQEIVKLANRFKVAITPSGGRTGLSAGAVANNGEIVISFDKMNQILEFLPADRMVRVQAGVVTEQLQNYAEQQGMYYPVDFASTGSSQIGGNIGTNAGGIKVIKYGMTRNWVLGLTVVTGKGDILRLNKGMIKNATGYALQHLFIGGEGTLGLVTEAEIKLERQPQNLQVMVLGTPDFEAVMPVLHAFQKEIDLTAFEFFGEVAMQKVLDRGHVQRPFETTCPFYVLLEFEAPYEPIMDKAMQIFEHCMEQGWVIDGVMSQSLEQAQSLWRLREDISESIAPYIPYKNDISVLISHVPAFISEIDAIVSQNYPDFEICWFGHIGDGNLHLNILKPENLTKDEFFAKCQVVNKYVFETVKKYDGSISAEHGVGMTKKPYLEYSRSPEEIEYMKALKLAFDPNGIMNPGKLFDL
- a CDS encoding DNA polymerase beta superfamily protein gives rise to the protein MNIHQEIEKLFEQRQDIPLFYIESGSRLWGMASPDSDYDVRGFHLPSKDQYFDYKKYRDLIEIMDGDFDFVSYDLDKMFGLLAKSNPTVLEWARAHIVYFNAFPEWQSFRDGLIERIDYSALYHHYLSLAKGGMKVMQTADNFTYKKVFYSIRGLMSAELATQEVMPELLITDLFVQVSEHDPLRHWAEDYLEIKKQQKEKAQLPEVEQAAILNLLEIKIEQLAAKEMQKADRREGLACYLTEYSRHLKQYYY
- a CDS encoding putative quinol monooxygenase; the protein is MLTIISEIQTHAGAEHRQAVLDAFQKIIPTVLAEDGCHGYVPLIDHLPAIAMQTQDENSIVMLEKWQSTAHLEAHMQTAHMQQHFEATKAHVADVKIRILNSGI
- a CDS encoding NAD(P)H-dependent oxidoreductase, whose protein sequence is MSNILIINGAKQFAHSNGELNDTLTDFSESHLKTLGHTIQVTRTDSDYDIQAEIEKYLWADVVIYQMPGWWMGAPWTMKKYIDDVFTIGHGSLYASDGRSRSDASKKYGSGGLIQGKKYMLSLTWNAPMEAFTDLDQFFHGVGVDGVYLPFHKANQFLGMESLPTFIVNDVIKMPDVPSYIEAYKAHLDQLFATAH
- a CDS encoding DUF4349 domain-containing protein, whose protein sequence is MSDLAKKLAIILVLSSTIVGCSKKEESAASDASVATESAAPNSETIRANAAKNPEQLVSTQQSALEQNRQLIKSAELKFEVNDVLKTTSTLEQQLLQYNGYIENKQIDYQVSDRSQHDRIDGTVDIYEKITPTVQLMVRIPNDQVTTFLNHLLPLMLNFNTQSYEAKRYELKLLEEKLNTANQSNSASNTVNNQLQQLTDLEVKDRLAYSTIRLEFFQQPKVRKSHDLNIHRIASLDSDPLLTRIAEAFKIGLSYFKGTLIWLIQFWAFYIVIIAIWLIRKAYKTRKQNP